In Sporichthyaceae bacterium, the sequence GAGGGCTACATCTTTACCGGCATCGGGATCTTCGTGATCCCGGTGATCCCCATCTACTGGCACTACTCGCAGGACCCGACCGGCACCGCGGCCCTGATCATGACCCTCGGCCTGTGTTCCCTGACCGCCTTCTACCTGCTGTTCACCGCGCACCGCATCGACCAGCGCCCGGAGGACGACCCAACGGCCCTGATCGAGGACGCGGCGGGGGAGTTGGGCTTTTACAGTCCCTACTCCTGGTGGCCGCTGGCGATGGGGTTGAGCGCCGCCATGGGATTCCTGGGGGTGTGCATCGGCTGGTGGATGTTCATTCTCGCTGTCCCGTTCTTCGCGGTGTCCACCTACGGACTGGTGTTCGAGTACTACCGTGGCGAGCACGCTCACTGACAGAGCAATCATTGCGACCCCGCAGCGGGGTAGCTTGACGTAACGTCGCCTAGAATTGCCCCGATTTGTCGGGGAGGGTCGGCGACGGAGGCTTTGTACATGCACGGGCGCAGCAAGCGGCAACGGGTGGTTCGAGCGGGCACCGGGGCCGCTGCCGCCGTGTTGTTGTTGGCTGCCTGCGGATCCGGCGGCGGCGCCGCGATCACTGCCGGAGCGGCCCCGCCGCCGGTGCCCGCCAACGTCAAGCTGACTGTCAGCCCGGCACCCGGCGCACAGAACGTGCTGACCGACACCCAGCCCGCGCTGTCCGTGGCCGGGGGCACCTTTGACCAGGTCAGCCTGAGCGACGCCAAGGGGCGGACCGTGTCCGGCGCGCTGGCCGCCAGTCGTAGCGCCTGGCGGGCCTCCGGGCCGCTCACCCCCGGCCGCAGCTATTCGCTGGAGTCCACCGGTACGGACGCCGGAGGGCATCCGTTCCACAACACCACGACGTTCTCCACGGTGGACCCGGACCAGATTCTCAAGGCCTATGTGAGCCCGCTGGCCGGTATGACCGTCGGGGTCGGGCAGCCGATCGCGGTCAGCTTCTCCCACCCGGTGGCCGACCGCGTCGCGGTGGAGCGGCAGCTGGTGGTGGACACCACCCCGCAGGTGTACGGCGCCTGGCACTGGATGAGCGACGACGTGGTGCACTGGCGGCCGCAGACCTACTGGCCCGCGAACACCAAAGTGGTGCTGCACACCAACCTCAAGGACGTCGCGCTGGGCGATGGCCAGGTCGGCGACGCCGACCGCACCATCCCGTTCACCGTGGGCCGCGAGCAGATCAGCTACGTGGACGTGAAAACGCACAAGATGACCGTCTTCCGGGACGGCAAGCTCGTTCGCACCATCGCGGTGAGCACCGGCAAGCCGGGCTTCATCACCCGCGGTGGCAAGAAGGTCGTGCTCGGCCTGACCCGGGTCAAGGAGATGAAGGGCGAGTCGATCGGCATCTCCAAGACCGACCCCGACTACTTCGACCTCAAGGTGCAGTACGCGGTGCGGGTCACCTGGAGCGGTGAGTTCCTGCACGCCGCGCCGTGGCAGGGTCGCAACCACGGCCGGGCCAACGTCTCGCACGGCTGCGTGGGCATGGGCACCGCCGATGGCCGCTGGTTCTTCGATCACACGATCGTGGGCGACGTGGTCGACGTGAGCCACTCGAAGCGCAAGATGGAACTGCGCAACGGCTACGGCGACTGGAACATGTCCTGGGACAAGTGGCTGGCGGGCAGTGCGCTGCCGCAGCCGTCCATGGACGCCGGCTCCGCGGAGGTCGGTCAGACCACTACCGACGCGGTCCCGCAGCCGGGCCAGGGCACGCCGCTGTCCGATCACACCACCGGCCAGAAGCAGCCCTCCGCGGTCACCCGCGACTGAAAACCGTTGCGTCCGGCCAACCCGACGCAGGTGCGGGATGGCCGGACGCAACGGTGTTTGCTAGTGGTGGCCGTGCCCGCTGGTGAGTTCCTCATATTCCTCGGCCGTGGGCTTGGGCAGGTCGTCGGCGTACCAGAAGCGGGACATGCGCGCGCGCACCTTGCTCGTTCCGCGACCCGGTGCCGGGATGCCGTCCGCGTCCGTATCGGACCCGGCCTCCAACGGCGCCGGCGTGTTACGGACCATCAGCTTGTAGCGCAGCTCAGCCGAGATCGGTTCGTGCACCTCGATGAACTCGCCATTGGGCAGCCGCTTGATGATGCCGGTTTCCCGACCGTGCAGCACTCGGTTGAGGTCCTTGCGCTGCAAGCCCAGGCACGCCCGTTTGGTGACCATGAAGACCAGCGGCGGCACGATGATCAACGCCACTTGGGTGAAGCGGGTGATCAGGTTGATCTGGGTACGGAAGGAGTAGGCGATGATGTCGTTCCCGCCGTTGATGAACAGCAGCACGTAGAACGCCAGCGACATGGCACCCAGCGCGGTGCGCACCGGCGCGTCCCGCGGACGGTCCAGCAGGTGGTGTTCCCGCTTGTCACCGGTGACGAACGCCTCAATGAACGGATAGAGGGCCATCACGGTCATCATGATCCCCGGCACGATCACAGCGGGGACGAGGATGTTCCACGAGATCGTGTGACCCCACAGGTTGGTCTCCCAGTTCGGCATCGCACGCATCCCCCCCTCGAGGAACCCGATGTACCAGTCCGGTTGGGAACCGGCGGATATCTGATCGGGTACATAGGGGCCGTACAACCAGATCGGGTTGATCTGCGCGATGGCGGAGAGCACCGCGCACAGGCCGAACACGATGAAGAAGAACCCGCCGGCCTTGGCCATGTACACGGGCATCAACGGGAAGCCGACCACGTTGTCGTTGGTCCGCCCCGGGCCGGGGAACTGGGTGTGCTTCTGCACGACCACAAGCATCAGATGCACGGTGATCAACGCCAGCATGATGCCGGGCACCAGCAGCACGTGGAGGATGAACAACCGGGGGATGACCGCCTGGCCGGGGAAATCCCCGCCGAGCAAAAAGAAATTCAGATATGTACCGACCAACGGAACGGACCCGATCACGGCCATGAAGATCCGGAGCCCGGTGCCGGACAGCAGGTCGTCGGGCAGCGAGTAGCCGCAGAAACCCTCGAGCAGCGCCAGGGTCAGCAGACCGTTACCGATCAGCCAGTTCAGCTCACGCGGCTTGCGGAACGCACCGGTGAAGAAGATGCGCATCAGGTGGATGACGATGGCCGCGACGAAGATCAGTGCGGACCAGTGATGGATCTGACGCATCAACAGGCCGCCGCGCACGTCGAAGCTCAGATTCATCGTCGACTCGTAGGCCTGCGACATCTGCACGCCCTGCAGCGGCACGTACGAGCCGTGGTAGGGCACCTCGGTCATGCTGGGCCGGAAGAACAGGGTCAGGTACGTGCCGGACAGCAGCAAAATGATGAAGCTGTACAGCGCGATCTCGCCGAGCATGAACGACCAGTGCTCGGGGAACACCTTGCGCAGGTTCTTCTTGGCCCCGGCGTTGCTGCCGACGCGTTCGTCGAGATAGGTGGCGATGCCACCGCCAACCTTTGCTGCAGTGCTCATCCGCGCTCCCAAAAACTCGGACCGACGGGTTCGTCGAAGTCGCGCTCGGCCACCAGATAGCCCTCGGCGTTCACTGCGATGGCCAACTGCGGCAGATTGCGGGCGGCCGGGCCGAAGATCACCTTGCCGCCGCGGGACAGGTCGAAGGTCGACTGGTGGCACGGGCACAGCATGTGGTGCGTGGACTGCTCGTACAGACCGAGCGGGCAGCCCGCGTGCGGGCAGATCTTGGAGAACGCCATGATGCCCTGGTAGCTCTTGGCCAGCTGGCCCGGGCTGGCCACGTCCTCGGGCTTGATGCGGATCAACATGATCGAGGCCTTCGCCAGTTCCTCCAGCTCCACGGTGCCGCTGGGCTTGGCCGAGACCAGCGACCCGACCTGCAAGTCCGCCGGCTTGATCCGGGCACCGCCGTTGGCGTGCACGAGCTCGCGCCGGTTCGGGTCCTGCCACAACGTCTCGCGCAGCCGCTTGTGCGGCAGCGGACCGAGGTCGCGCAGCGGCACCAGCAGGGTGATCGGGAATGCGGCCATGGCACCGGCCAACGACATCCAGATCATCTTGCGGCGCGGCAGCGCCGAATCCGCGGCACCGGCCTTGGCCATCTCCAGCACGTCGGCGGTGTCCCGGGCGCTGGACTTCATCGGGTGCCGGTAGTCGACGATCTCCTCGGAGTTCATCAACTTGCGGGCCCAGTGGATGGCTCCGACGCCGATACACAGCAGCGCGCCGCCCAGCGTCAGGCCCAGCCCGAAGTTCAGTGCATTGACCCGGCCCAGCGTCTGCACCCGGATGGCCTTGTCCTTGTCGATGCCCACGTAGCAGGCGACGAAGCCGATGGTGCACAACGTGCTGAGGGTGAACAGCGCGGACACCTGGCGCTCGGCCCGCTTCGCGGCCCGCTCGTCGACGTCGGTGCGCCGCGGGAGGTGGTGCGGCAGGCCGGGATCGGCGAACGGGTCAGCGATGGGTAGCGCCAGCTCGTGCGATGCCCCGTTGGGGTGCGCGGCGTCGGAGTGCGGGCCGCGGCCGTCGTCGTTGTGGTTGTCGCTCACCGGCGCGCCTCCCGGCCACCCGTGCGCCGAGCTCCCCGGCTTGCACTGTGCTCGATGATTCGGTCGCTGCGCTCGCTCATTTTGCCTTCGCCCCCAACCAGACGGCGGCGGAGATCAGCGCGCCGAGCACGATCGTCCAGAGCAGCAGACCCTCGGAAACCGGGCCGATCCGCCCCAACGCGTTGCCGCCCGGGTCGGGTTGGTCCTGCAGGTGTTGCAGATAGGTGACGACGTCCTTCTTCTGCTCCGGGGCGAGCACGCCGTCGTTGAACACCGGCATCGACTGCGGTCCGGTGAGCATGGCCTCGTACATGTGTTTGCCACTGCTCTTGCCCATCGCGACCGCGTACTTGCCGCGGGTCAGCGCAGCGCCGTGCCCGGCGAAGTTGTGGCAGGACGCGCAGTTGGTGCGGAAGATCTCGCCGCCCTCCTGCATGTCCCCGTCGGTCGAGTACTGGTCCTCGGTCGGGATGGCGGGCCCGTTGCCCAGCGAGGCCACGTAGGCGGCGATCGCCGAGGTTTCGTTCTGGTTGAACATGATCTTCTTGCGCGGGGCCTGGGCGCTGTGGCCCTGCAGCGGCATCCGGCCGGTGCCGACCTGGAAGTCCACCGCGGCGGCACCCACACCGATCAACGCCGGCCCGTCGCTGGAGCTCTCGGCGTGCAACCCGTGGCAGGTGGAGCAACTGGTCAGGAACAAGCTCTTGCCCTCCTCGAGCTGCGCCGAGGGCGATCCGGCCGCGGCCTGCGCGGACCCGGAGGGGGCGAACATCGAATAGATGCCGCCGACCGCGCCGAGGGCGAGCAGCAGCACGACGATGGCCGCAAGCGGGTGTCGTCGTCGGCTCGTGAGGCGTTTCACGTGGCTGAGATCCGTTCTTTTCGGTGCGGCTGGCGGGAACTACTGCAGGAGATAGATCGCGCCGAACAGGCCGATCCAGACCACATCGACAAAGTGCCAGTAGTACGACACGACGATCGCGCTGGTCGCCTGTTCGTGGGTGAACCGCCGTGCGGCGTAGGTCCTCCCCAGGACGAACAGGAACGCGATCAGACCGAGGCTGACGTGCAAGCCATGGAAACCGGTGGCCAGGAAGAAGATCGAGCCGTAGGCCGAGGAGGACATCGTGGTGCCCTCGTTGGTCAACTCGGTGTACTCGGTGGCCTGCCCGGCGACGAAGAACGCGCCCATCAGGAACGTGATGATGAACCACATCCGCAGCTTGTCCACGTCTCCGCGCTCGGCGGCGAACACGCCCGCCTGGCAGGTGAAGGAACTGGACACCAGCACGAAGGTGTTGACCGCGGCGAACGGCAGGTTCAGGTGAACGTCGGGCGGCGGCCAGTGGTGGATGCCACCGGACACCGAGCGGATCGTGAAGTAGATCGCGAACAGTGCCGCGAAGAACATCAGCTCCGAGGAAAGCCACACGATGGTGCCGACCGCAACCATGTTTGGCCGGTTGACCGCGCCGTGCGGTGTCGTGCTCTCAATGCTGCCTGCTGCGGTCGCCACGGGCGACATTATGGCGGTCCGCCCGGCGCACCTTGAGCCCGGGGCCATGCGTGTCTGCGGGTTAGTCTCGACCCGTGCTTTCCCTGCTGCTGCCGAGCCATTCCGGGCCCAACCTGCCCAGTGCTCCGCTGTCCGGCAGCCGCTGGGTGACCGCGTGGTCGTTCGCGCCGGTTCCGGTGCTGACGGTGGTGATCAGCGTCACCATTTATCTGTACGGCGTCCACCGGATGAGGGTCGCCGGCAACCGCTGGCCGCTGAATCGCACGTTCGCGTTCTGCTGGGGCATGGGGCTGATCCTGCTCGCGATCGCCTCGCCGTTGGACACCTACGACGAGGTGCTGCTGTCCGTCCACATGGTCCAGCACATGCTGCTGGCCATGGTGGCACCGATTTTCCTGGCGCTCGGTGCCCCGGTGACTTTGGCGCTGCGCACGCTGCCCGCGGGCGGGCGGCGGGTGCTGCTGTCGGTGGTGCACTCCCGGGTGGCGCAGGCGCTCACCTTCCCGGTGGTGGCCGGGGCGATCTTCATCGCCAACCCCTTCGCCCTGTACTTCAGTGGGTACTACGAGCAGACGCTGCGCCACCCCTGGCTGCACGACCTCAACCATCTGCACTTCGTGCTGGTGGGCCTGCTCTGGTACGTGCCGCTGCTGGGCATCGACCCGGTGCGGCGGCGGCCGGAGTACCCGTTCCGCGTTATCGCGGCCTTCATGACGTTGCCGTTCCACGCCTGGCTGGGCGTGGCGATCATGTCCATGAACACGTTGATTGCGGGGGACTGGTACACCGCACAACACCGCGCCTGGGGCGCCAGTCCGCTGTCCGATCAGCGCACCGCCGGTGGGATCCTGTGGACCAGCGGGGACCTGTTCGGGCTGATCGTGTTCGCCGTGTTGTTCGTGCAGTGGATGCACGCCAGCGAGCGCGAGGCCAAGCGGGTGGACCGGCAGCTGGATCGGCGCGACGCCGAGGAGGCCCGCCGCGCGGCGCTCAACGAGGCGCTGGCCCGGGCGGCAACCCGGGAGGCCGGGGCGTCGCCGGTAGCATTTCCCGACGCGTAATAGGACGAGGAGCACGCAGTGTCGGGTACCGAGACACCCGTCGAGACCACGATGAAGGTCCTGGTCTACAGCGACGACGTGAACACCCGCGCGGCTGTGCGCCTCGCGCTGGGACGCCGGCCCGCCCCCGAGCTGCCCCGGGTGGAGATCCTCGAGGTGGCCACCGAGCCCGCAGTGATTGCGGCGATGGACGCGGGCGGCATCGACGTCGCCGTGCTGGACGGCGAGGCGGTACCGGCCGGCGGTATGGGCGTGTGCCGCCAGTTGCACGACGAGATTTTTCGTTGCCCGCCGGTGTTGGTGCTGATCGGGCGCCCGCAGGACGGGTGGTTGGCCACCTGGTCGCGGGCGGAGGCCGTGGTGTCCCACCCGCTGGACCCGATCGCGGTGGCCGACGCGGTGGCCTCGCTCATGCGCCGCCGGTTGCTGCCGACGCAATGACGCGGACCTGGTCCGCGCTGATCGGGGCGTTGCTGCGGCGCGAGGACCTCGGTGCGGACGACACCGCGTGGGCGATGGACCAGATCATGGCCGGCGACGCCACCCCCGCGCAGATCGCCGGGTTCGCGGTGGCGTTGCGCGCCAAGGGAGAGACGGTCGAGGAATTCGAGGGTCTGGTGCGCACCATGCTGGCCCGCGCGGTGCCGATCTCGGTGCCCGGCCCGATCGTGGACATCGTCGGCACCGGCGGCGACCAGGCGCACACCGTCAACATCTCCACGATGGCCGCGATCGTGGTGGCCGCCACCGGCGTCCGGGTGGTCAAGCACGGCAACCGGGCGGCGTCCTCGCTGTGCGGAACCGCCGACGTGCTCGAGGAACTCGGCGTGGTGCTCGACCTGCCGCCGGATGCGGTGGCCGCGGTGGCCGTCGAGGCCGGCGTGACCTTCTGCTTCGCGCCGATGTTCCACCCGGCGCTGCGCCACGCCGCGGTGCCGCGCCGCGAGCTCGGGGTGCCCACGCTGTTCAACTTCCTCGGCCCGCTGGCGAATCCGGCCAAGCCCGGCTTCCAGGCCGTGGGCGTGGCCGACAAACGGATGGCCCCGATCATGGCCGGCGTACTGGCCGCCCGCGGCGTGCAGGCATTGGTGTTCCGCGGCGACGATGGGCTGGACGAACTGAGTACCGCCGCCACCTCCACGTACTGGGAGGTGCGTGGCAGCGACGTGGTCGAGGGCAGCCTGGATCCCGCGGCGCTGGGCGTGCCCGTCTCCGACCGGGACGCGTTGCGCGGCGGCGCCGCGGCGCACAACGCGGGCGTGGTGCGTGATCTGGTCAGTGGCAAACAAGGCCCGATCCGCGACACCGTGTTGCTCAACGCCGCCGCCGCGCTGGCGGTGCTGGACGACCGCGACGTCGACCTTCCGGGACGCATACGGGCCGGCCTGTCCACCGCTGCGGCCGCGGTGGACTCCGGTGCCGCCGCCGTGCTGCTGGACCGTTGGATCGCGGTCAGCCGGCGGCTGGCGGGCAAGGCCTGAGGGTGCTTTCAGCCGCCTCCTACCGTCGGCGGCCCTCAACCCTCCAGGCCGATGGCGAATGCCGCCTCCAGGTCGTGCCGGGAGTAGGTGCGGAAGGCGATGTGCGTCTCCGTGGACATCACGCCGGGGGTGCGATTGACCAGGCCGGGGATGACCTCGGCCAGGCGGTCGTGCTCACGCACCCGCACCATGGCCACCAGGTCGTGTTCGCCGGTGACCGAGTAGACCTCGCTGACTCCGTCCAGCTGGGCAATCGCCTCGCCGACCTCCGGTACCCGGCCGACGTCGCACTTGATCAGCACGATCGCAGTGATCACATCGGCCTCGCTTCGCGTCGTAGTGGTGGTCGTTCGCGTCTGTCGCCGATGTACAGCATGGTCAACAACAGGCCCACGGTGAATCCCACCACGTGCGCCATGTAGGCGACGTTGCCGTCACCCACCCCGGCGCCGTGCGCGTACACGGCCTGCAGCAGGAACCAGCTGCCCAGCACCATCCACGCGGGCAACGGCAGCGGCAGGAAGAACAGGAAGGGCACCAGCGCGACCACCTTGGCCCGCGGGTACAGCCACAGGTAAGAGCCGAGCACGCCCGCGATCGCCCCGGATGCGCCGATCAGCGGCGCGGTGGAACTCGGATCGGTGAACGCGAATCCGTAGGCGGCGACGTAGCCGCACAACAAGTAGAACAACAGGTAGCCGAGGCGGCCCATGCGGTCCTCGACGTTGTTGCCGAAGATGAACAGGAACAGCATGTTGCCCGCCAGGTGGGCGATGCCACCGTGCAGGAACATCGAGGTGAGTGCGGACAGCGCCGGGTTTTTGTGGAAACTGGGCGCCGGGCAGCGCACCGCCTTGTCACCCTCGTACACCCGAGTGCGGGTTAACGGCAGTGGCTGATTCTCCGTCAGTTCCTTGGGGATCGCGGCATAGTGCTGGATGAAGGCGTCCTGTTGGCACGCGGTGGCGGTGCCCTCCGGCAGCCCGTTGTTGCTGAGCGCGGCGCCGAAGAAGAACACGAAGAAATTCAGCAGAATCAGCGTCCAGGTGACCCACGGCAACCGACGACCCGGATTGAGGTCGTGAATAGGGATCACCACACCGGCATCATTGCCCGGGCGATCATCCGCTTACCCGGGGACTCTCCGGCTCACGGCTGATGCAAAGCCCGGGTGGTCCCATCCAGCCAGTCGCGCCAGCGACCCGCGCCGTGGATGGGGGAGCTCCAGGTGCCCTCCAGCGACACCAGCCGGGTGCCGGGCTGTTCGAGCCAGCGCAGGATGCACTCGGTCTCCTCGGC encodes:
- a CDS encoding cytochrome c oxidase subunit 4, with the translated sequence MKVEGYIFTGIGIFVIPVIPIYWHYSQDPTGTAALIMTLGLCSLTAFYLLFTAHRIDQRPEDDPTALIEDAAGELGFYSPYSWWPLAMGLSAAMGFLGVCIGWWMFILAVPFFAVSTYGLVFEYYRGEHAH
- a CDS encoding Ig-like domain-containing protein, with product MHGRSKRQRVVRAGTGAAAAVLLLAACGSGGGAAITAGAAPPPVPANVKLTVSPAPGAQNVLTDTQPALSVAGGTFDQVSLSDAKGRTVSGALAASRSAWRASGPLTPGRSYSLESTGTDAGGHPFHNTTTFSTVDPDQILKAYVSPLAGMTVGVGQPIAVSFSHPVADRVAVERQLVVDTTPQVYGAWHWMSDDVVHWRPQTYWPANTKVVLHTNLKDVALGDGQVGDADRTIPFTVGREQISYVDVKTHKMTVFRDGKLVRTIAVSTGKPGFITRGGKKVVLGLTRVKEMKGESIGISKTDPDYFDLKVQYAVRVTWSGEFLHAAPWQGRNHGRANVSHGCVGMGTADGRWFFDHTIVGDVVDVSHSKRKMELRNGYGDWNMSWDKWLAGSALPQPSMDAGSAEVGQTTTDAVPQPGQGTPLSDHTTGQKQPSAVTRD
- a CDS encoding ubiquinol-cytochrome c reductase cytochrome b subunit produces the protein MSTAAKVGGGIATYLDERVGSNAGAKKNLRKVFPEHWSFMLGEIALYSFIILLLSGTYLTLFFRPSMTEVPYHGSYVPLQGVQMSQAYESTMNLSFDVRGGLLMRQIHHWSALIFVAAIVIHLMRIFFTGAFRKPRELNWLIGNGLLTLALLEGFCGYSLPDDLLSGTGLRIFMAVIGSVPLVGTYLNFFLLGGDFPGQAVIPRLFILHVLLVPGIMLALITVHLMLVVVQKHTQFPGPGRTNDNVVGFPLMPVYMAKAGGFFFIVFGLCAVLSAIAQINPIWLYGPYVPDQISAGSQPDWYIGFLEGGMRAMPNWETNLWGHTISWNILVPAVIVPGIMMTVMALYPFIEAFVTGDKREHHLLDRPRDAPVRTALGAMSLAFYVLLFINGGNDIIAYSFRTQINLITRFTQVALIIVPPLVFMVTKRACLGLQRKDLNRVLHGRETGIIKRLPNGEFIEVHEPISAELRYKLMVRNTPAPLEAGSDTDADGIPAPGRGTSKVRARMSRFWYADDLPKPTAEEYEELTSGHGHH
- a CDS encoding Rieske 2Fe-2S domain-containing protein, whose protein sequence is MSDNHNDDGRGPHSDAAHPNGASHELALPIADPFADPGLPHHLPRRTDVDERAAKRAERQVSALFTLSTLCTIGFVACYVGIDKDKAIRVQTLGRVNALNFGLGLTLGGALLCIGVGAIHWARKLMNSEEIVDYRHPMKSSARDTADVLEMAKAGAADSALPRRKMIWMSLAGAMAAFPITLLVPLRDLGPLPHKRLRETLWQDPNRRELVHANGGARIKPADLQVGSLVSAKPSGTVELEELAKASIMLIRIKPEDVASPGQLAKSYQGIMAFSKICPHAGCPLGLYEQSTHHMLCPCHQSTFDLSRGGKVIFGPAARNLPQLAIAVNAEGYLVAERDFDEPVGPSFWERG
- a CDS encoding cytochrome c, which encodes MKRLTSRRRHPLAAIVVLLLALGAVGGIYSMFAPSGSAQAAAGSPSAQLEEGKSLFLTSCSTCHGLHAESSSDGPALIGVGAAAVDFQVGTGRMPLQGHSAQAPRKKIMFNQNETSAIAAYVASLGNGPAIPTEDQYSTDGDMQEGGEIFRTNCASCHNFAGHGAALTRGKYAVAMGKSSGKHMYEAMLTGPQSMPVFNDGVLAPEQKKDVVTYLQHLQDQPDPGGNALGRIGPVSEGLLLWTIVLGALISAAVWLGAKAK
- a CDS encoding heme-copper oxidase subunit III; this encodes MATAAGSIESTTPHGAVNRPNMVAVGTIVWLSSELMFFAALFAIYFTIRSVSGGIHHWPPPDVHLNLPFAAVNTFVLVSSSFTCQAGVFAAERGDVDKLRMWFIITFLMGAFFVAGQATEYTELTNEGTTMSSSAYGSIFFLATGFHGLHVSLGLIAFLFVLGRTYAARRFTHEQATSAIVVSYYWHFVDVVWIGLFGAIYLLQ
- a CDS encoding cytochrome c oxidase assembly protein; translated protein: MLSLLLPSHSGPNLPSAPLSGSRWVTAWSFAPVPVLTVVISVTIYLYGVHRMRVAGNRWPLNRTFAFCWGMGLILLAIASPLDTYDEVLLSVHMVQHMLLAMVAPIFLALGAPVTLALRTLPAGGRRVLLSVVHSRVAQALTFPVVAGAIFIANPFALYFSGYYEQTLRHPWLHDLNHLHFVLVGLLWYVPLLGIDPVRRRPEYPFRVIAAFMTLPFHAWLGVAIMSMNTLIAGDWYTAQHRAWGASPLSDQRTAGGILWTSGDLFGLIVFAVLFVQWMHASEREAKRVDRQLDRRDAEEARRAALNEALARAATREAGASPVAFPDA
- the trpD gene encoding anthranilate phosphoribosyltransferase, with protein sequence MTRTWSALIGALLRREDLGADDTAWAMDQIMAGDATPAQIAGFAVALRAKGETVEEFEGLVRTMLARAVPISVPGPIVDIVGTGGDQAHTVNISTMAAIVVAATGVRVVKHGNRAASSLCGTADVLEELGVVLDLPPDAVAAVAVEAGVTFCFAPMFHPALRHAAVPRRELGVPTLFNFLGPLANPAKPGFQAVGVADKRMAPIMAGVLAARGVQALVFRGDDGLDELSTAATSTYWEVRGSDVVEGSLDPAALGVPVSDRDALRGGAAAHNAGVVRDLVSGKQGPIRDTVLLNAAAALAVLDDRDVDLPGRIRAGLSTAAAAVDSGAAAVLLDRWIAVSRRLAGKA
- a CDS encoding Lrp/AsnC ligand binding domain-containing protein, whose protein sequence is MITAIVLIKCDVGRVPEVGEAIAQLDGVSEVYSVTGEHDLVAMVRVREHDRLAEVIPGLVNRTPGVMSTETHIAFRTYSRHDLEAAFAIGLEG
- a CDS encoding rhomboid family intramembrane serine protease — translated: MVIPIHDLNPGRRLPWVTWTLILLNFFVFFFGAALSNNGLPEGTATACQQDAFIQHYAAIPKELTENQPLPLTRTRVYEGDKAVRCPAPSFHKNPALSALTSMFLHGGIAHLAGNMLFLFIFGNNVEDRMGRLGYLLFYLLCGYVAAYGFAFTDPSSTAPLIGASGAIAGVLGSYLWLYPRAKVVALVPFLFFLPLPLPAWMVLGSWFLLQAVYAHGAGVGDGNVAYMAHVVGFTVGLLLTMLYIGDRRERPPLRREARPM